A DNA window from Novipirellula aureliae contains the following coding sequences:
- a CDS encoding site-2 protease family protein, which yields MKPLKLRSDLTWKNIETRNQCLWVLRDPLSCDYFYLNQRDRTILALADGTRSIDQIVDHCNQVFAPDVVSAPHVVHFLADANRAGMLVQSSNRPTGSDQRLRNRPRWWQNPMAVRLPGVPVGETLDRLFAFFASFIKRGAEPVFLTLAALLLLSAALLAFFQRSAIHDHVTLVSSQPLVGTTVGLLLVLSFTKLTHELAHAIACRYFGADCRQIGILLLFGFPVLYCDVSDAWLLKKRWQRITVSAAGMAAELLLAAVATFLWLWTDASMLRDILVTVMVVCSISTILVNGNPLLRYDGYYILSDLIGIPNLSTQANAVTTKWIRRILWGDIDSRHSPLSNRTHDWFYSDFLLIVYSIASALYRASIYLFLGWLAYRAAESKDLGPIAAVCIGAIVILVAFRWLARIYAKPTAIRSRRRTIYQRPVIMTMIALFAMGAFMLIPRKQTVSGYLIVMPLHSQEVFVTVPGQVVSAVSEGATTKAGDVLAKLSNPELEYERLTVATMLEAKRAELAGLESRRRLASHTSSEDSTIKMVLTELIEGYERQQELLEFEHQRLTIRSPRSGKVFAAPTRNQATTAVREIGFWSGTPLAAKNRNAWLETGTTLCIIGDPQHYEASVLIPQHQIEKIAIGQNVIARFHDRPLHSVQGSVIEIASSPIEKLPDELVTRGIIDSKIASPNRSSETYYQVRVKIGTQTRSLPIRSTAAASIEVEKASLFSRLPFTKR from the coding sequence ATGAAACCATTGAAGTTGCGCAGCGATTTGACTTGGAAAAATATCGAGACCCGGAACCAATGCTTGTGGGTGCTCCGCGATCCACTTTCGTGCGACTACTTTTACTTAAACCAACGCGACCGAACGATTCTTGCTCTAGCTGACGGAACTCGATCCATTGACCAAATTGTGGATCATTGTAACCAAGTCTTTGCGCCAGACGTCGTGTCCGCTCCGCATGTCGTCCACTTTTTGGCGGACGCCAATCGAGCCGGAATGTTGGTCCAGTCATCAAATAGGCCTACCGGTAGCGACCAACGACTTCGCAATCGACCGCGATGGTGGCAAAATCCGATGGCGGTTCGGCTACCCGGGGTCCCCGTCGGTGAGACGCTTGATCGGCTTTTCGCTTTCTTTGCTTCTTTTATCAAAAGAGGGGCTGAGCCTGTTTTCTTGACGCTCGCGGCTTTGCTTCTACTCTCTGCGGCTTTGCTCGCCTTCTTTCAACGCTCGGCGATCCACGATCACGTTACGCTGGTCTCGTCACAGCCGTTGGTCGGTACGACCGTTGGATTGTTATTGGTTTTGTCGTTTACAAAACTGACGCATGAATTGGCTCATGCCATTGCGTGCCGATACTTTGGTGCTGATTGTCGGCAGATCGGTATCCTGTTGTTATTTGGCTTTCCCGTCTTGTATTGCGATGTTTCCGACGCCTGGCTGTTGAAAAAGCGTTGGCAACGGATAACCGTTTCAGCCGCTGGGATGGCGGCTGAATTATTGCTCGCTGCCGTGGCGACGTTTCTTTGGCTTTGGACGGACGCTTCGATGCTCCGAGATATCTTGGTTACGGTGATGGTCGTATGCTCAATCAGTACGATTTTGGTCAACGGCAATCCTCTGCTCCGATACGATGGCTACTACATACTTTCCGACCTGATCGGTATTCCAAACCTATCCACCCAAGCAAACGCCGTTACCACAAAATGGATTCGCCGAATTCTATGGGGTGACATCGATAGCAGGCACTCGCCCCTTTCCAATCGGACCCACGATTGGTTCTATTCGGATTTTCTTCTGATTGTCTACTCGATCGCTTCCGCATTGTACCGAGCTTCTATCTATCTTTTCCTCGGTTGGCTGGCTTACCGTGCCGCGGAATCAAAAGATCTTGGACCAATAGCTGCCGTTTGCATCGGAGCAATAGTGATTCTGGTTGCGTTCCGCTGGCTTGCACGCATCTATGCGAAACCTACTGCGATTCGTAGTCGTCGTAGGACGATCTACCAGCGTCCCGTAATCATGACAATGATCGCTCTGTTCGCCATGGGAGCTTTCATGCTAATCCCTAGGAAACAAACCGTAAGCGGTTACTTGATTGTCATGCCACTGCACTCACAAGAGGTGTTCGTGACGGTTCCAGGTCAAGTCGTCTCTGCGGTTTCGGAAGGGGCGACGACGAAAGCTGGCGATGTGCTGGCAAAACTATCGAATCCCGAACTGGAATACGAACGGCTAACCGTCGCGACGATGCTAGAGGCTAAGCGCGCTGAGCTGGCTGGATTGGAAAGTCGTCGTCGCTTAGCCAGTCATACGTCGTCCGAAGACTCCACAATCAAAATGGTGTTGACGGAATTGATCGAAGGCTATGAGAGGCAACAGGAACTGCTGGAATTTGAACATCAGCGGTTGACGATCCGTTCGCCTCGATCAGGGAAAGTGTTTGCAGCGCCAACCCGAAATCAAGCGACCACAGCGGTCCGCGAGATTGGTTTTTGGAGCGGCACGCCGTTGGCAGCCAAGAACCGAAACGCTTGGCTTGAAACGGGAACAACGCTTTGCATCATCGGTGATCCACAGCACTACGAGGCAAGCGTTCTTATTCCGCAGCACCAAATTGAGAAGATCGCCATTGGACAAAATGTTATCGCACGGTTTCATGATCGTCCCCTGCATTCCGTCCAGGGATCGGTCATCGAAATTGCATCTTCCCCGATCGAGAAACTACCTGACGAGCTCGTCACCCGAGGGATCATCGATTCAAAGATTGCATCGCCGAACCGGTCAAGTGAGACCTATTATCAAGTGCGAGTAAAAATCGGCACGCAAACGCGATCGCTGCCGATACGCAGTACCGCCGCCGCTAGTATCGAAGTCGAGAAAGCGTCCCTTTTTTCGAGACTGCCGTTTACAAAACGCTAG
- a CDS encoding efflux RND transporter periplasmic adaptor subunit, producing the protein MIRFTHSCFVLISIMSLTKSVCADDAVIVIEDLIVRAIDQADVPAMQTGAILDIRVHEGASVAAGTILAQLDDRHARLEQQIASVNSAIAERKQMDATESSLAKKKLARQEHHAKQGEIDVQIASIQANNQLQVLASEKSEAAAENELNRAVDARKRYVDSVSQSEIDALRLAFERSKLETQQAVFQSKVDELSAQAETISASAQKIAVEEARIGIERAKHDKEVQSLEAELAAFQSDLARLTVDQYQVVAPFDATVVELLRQKGEWVRAGEPLMRLIRLSELRAEGYVDADFRDALLSNAKTRLRLVGESEREIQRDGLKVFVSPEIDPVNHQVRFWVEFANPKHDVLPGMRMEMQMILAGDQ; encoded by the coding sequence ATGATACGATTTACGCATTCCTGCTTCGTTCTGATCTCCATCATGTCGCTGACAAAATCGGTATGTGCTGACGATGCTGTGATCGTTATTGAGGACTTAATCGTCCGAGCGATCGACCAAGCAGACGTCCCTGCGATGCAGACGGGAGCGATTCTCGACATAAGAGTTCATGAAGGAGCATCGGTCGCGGCAGGAACCATTTTGGCTCAACTCGATGATCGACATGCTCGGCTAGAACAACAAATTGCATCGGTGAACTCGGCGATCGCCGAACGAAAACAAATGGATGCAACCGAGAGTTCGCTAGCGAAAAAAAAACTCGCTCGTCAGGAGCATCACGCTAAGCAAGGCGAAATTGATGTGCAGATCGCATCGATCCAAGCAAACAATCAGCTGCAAGTGCTGGCGTCTGAAAAGTCGGAAGCTGCCGCCGAAAACGAACTCAATCGAGCCGTCGATGCCCGCAAACGCTACGTCGACAGTGTCTCGCAAAGCGAGATAGATGCACTGCGTTTAGCGTTCGAACGCTCAAAACTTGAAACTCAACAAGCGGTTTTTCAATCAAAGGTTGACGAGTTGTCAGCGCAAGCCGAAACCATTTCCGCTTCGGCACAGAAAATTGCAGTCGAAGAAGCACGCATCGGAATCGAGCGTGCCAAACACGACAAAGAGGTACAGTCGCTCGAGGCCGAACTTGCCGCATTTCAAAGTGATCTTGCCCGCTTGACGGTCGATCAATACCAAGTGGTTGCCCCCTTTGACGCGACCGTCGTTGAACTTCTGCGGCAAAAAGGAGAATGGGTGCGAGCGGGTGAACCACTGATGAGACTCATCCGACTCAGCGAACTTCGAGCGGAAGGATACGTCGATGCTGACTTTCGTGATGCACTGCTAAGCAACGCGAAGACAAGACTCAGACTTGTCGGCGAATCGGAGCGAGAAATTCAACGCGATGGATTGAAGGTATTCGTCAGTCCCGAAATTGATCCGGTCAATCATCAGGTTCGCTTTTGGGTCGAGTTCGCGAACCCGAAGCATGATGTCCTACCCGGAATGCGAATGGAAATGCAAATGATTCTCGCGGGCGATCAATGA
- a CDS encoding efflux RND transporter periplasmic adaptor subunit: protein MACVRDQLVIKLNRGSSKSESFQSICQTLAEYANVDRVCLLEKNGKWFYLAATSNGKSIDRRTRLSRSMQAFVTNAVDVETLTSDTPFCYTVGSGEPIPAPISESFHRFLIESGSRQVAIIRFDPAESIEQDSNASLPHSIVILLERFDARDQAKIDQAKIDQAKIDQAKMDQAKADQAKADRVGVCSEINEIQSLVEASLVNAVNRKVAWTEPFFDRIRRASFRKRIAFAAATLVMLFALLLLVPIEFWVPAEGQLVPSIRRSIFAPADGTVLELPVGNGSSVDQGDTIAIIRSRDLDLKTQQIENEIAAVRANLDSLVRSRGSSSDRLDSSASSTEQVLKARLEGLAQQAEFLNRQQQELTVRSPIRGQIDHWNMEQNLSSRPVARGQFLADVVNEEGGWVLQIELDDRHSGYMTPMMPETPFKVNFALRSQPGKNFDAILDQIDDTVQQNESGKWVVRARADLPMDAFSHQSSVRSGATADVKILAGTRSIGFVWFRGLIEWFRTKV, encoded by the coding sequence ATGGCATGCGTCCGAGACCAACTTGTCATCAAGCTGAATCGTGGCAGCTCGAAATCGGAATCCTTTCAATCGATCTGTCAAACTCTTGCCGAATATGCAAACGTTGACCGCGTTTGCCTTTTGGAAAAGAATGGAAAATGGTTTTATCTGGCGGCCACCAGCAACGGGAAATCGATCGACCGAAGAACCCGACTCTCCCGTTCGATGCAAGCATTTGTCACGAACGCCGTCGACGTTGAAACTCTGACGAGCGACACACCGTTTTGCTATACAGTCGGCTCGGGGGAACCAATTCCCGCCCCGATTTCCGAATCCTTTCATCGCTTTTTGATCGAATCGGGATCACGCCAGGTTGCGATCATACGCTTTGACCCGGCCGAATCCATTGAACAGGATTCGAATGCAAGCCTGCCACATTCAATCGTGATCTTGTTGGAGCGTTTCGATGCCAGGGATCAGGCCAAAATAGATCAGGCCAAAATAGATCAGGCCAAAATAGATCAGGCCAAAATGGATCAGGCCAAAGCGGATCAGGCCAAAGCGGATCGAGTTGGCGTCTGTTCGGAAATCAATGAGATTCAGTCACTGGTTGAGGCGTCACTCGTCAACGCTGTCAACCGAAAAGTGGCTTGGACGGAACCGTTCTTCGACCGGATTCGTCGTGCAAGCTTTAGGAAGCGGATTGCGTTTGCAGCGGCAACGCTGGTTATGCTCTTCGCTCTGCTCCTATTGGTTCCCATCGAGTTTTGGGTGCCGGCGGAGGGGCAACTCGTCCCCTCGATTCGACGTTCGATCTTCGCTCCAGCTGACGGGACAGTGTTGGAATTGCCTGTCGGTAACGGGTCCTCTGTTGATCAAGGCGACACGATCGCGATTATCCGCAGTCGTGACTTGGATTTGAAAACACAACAAATAGAAAATGAGATTGCCGCCGTTCGTGCCAACCTTGATTCGCTCGTCCGATCGCGTGGCAGTAGCTCGGATCGACTCGACTCCTCCGCGTCCTCTACCGAACAGGTGCTAAAAGCTCGACTCGAAGGATTGGCCCAGCAAGCCGAATTCTTGAATCGTCAACAACAGGAACTCACCGTGAGGAGTCCGATCCGTGGGCAGATCGATCATTGGAACATGGAGCAAAACTTGTCGAGCCGTCCAGTGGCACGCGGACAATTCTTAGCGGATGTGGTTAACGAAGAGGGCGGCTGGGTTTTGCAAATCGAATTGGATGATCGTCATAGTGGCTACATGACACCGATGATGCCGGAAACTCCCTTCAAAGTCAATTTCGCACTGCGATCGCAGCCCGGCAAGAACTTTGACGCAATCTTGGACCAAATCGATGATACCGTACAGCAAAATGAATCAGGGAAATGGGTGGTTAGGGCACGAGCGGATCTACCAATGGATGCGTTTAGCCATCAATCGAGTGTCCGCAGTGGAGCAACCGCCGATGTCAAAATCCTCGCCGGAACTCGCTCAATCGGATTCGTCTGGTTTCGAGGTCTGATCGAATGGTTTCGCACAAAGGTTTAA